The Haloprofundus salinisoli region CGCTGGTCGTCGCGGTTCGAGATGTCGTTGAAGCAGGTGAAGCCGGCGACGACGTCCATCGCGTCTTCGGCGGCGACGTTCCGGCACTGCTCGCCGATGACGACGCCCAGCTCCGCCTCCCACTCGACGCGCTCTTTCCCGGCCGGGAGCGTCACGGTGTCGCCGTGACCGGCGACCGTGTTCGGACCCTTCAGAAAGAGCATCGGTCTGTCGGGGACGTCGGCACCGTGTTCGGCCGCGTGGTCGGCGTAGTTCCGGCCGATGCAGACGATCTTCGAGGGCTCGCACGGCGGCAGAATCTCGACGTCGTCGTGGTTGTACGTCTCGCCGCCGAACGTTATCGCGTCGTCGTGCCACTCGCCGGTTCGAACCGCTCCCGCGGGGTCTCGGAATCGGACGTGATGCATGGACGAGAGTGTGTAGCTCGTCGCTTAGTTCTTTGTGAGGCGGCGACTCGGACTGGTCACTCGTCGGATTCGCTCGCACCCGCGAGCGTCCCGAACGCCCCAGCGATTATCGTGCTGCTCGTTGACAGTCGCTTATGCTGGTCTACCTGCATCAGTATCGGGAGTCGGACGCCAAGGAGACGGTCGGCGGCGAGAGTACGGACACGGACACCGAGTCGTACTTCGGCGAGCAACTCGACGCGACCGAGGACGAAGAGTGGGAGTCGGTCGACTACGGTGACCGGACGGTGTTGCGTCGCGCGCTCACGTTCGAGGAGGTCACCGCCGTCTCGGTGCCCAGAGACGTCGCCGAACCCGACGGTGGGCTCCCCGGCGTGGCGGTACAGATCCGCAAGGATGGAGAGGAAGAGTACGTCGACGACGCCGTCGTCGTCGAGGTGACCGACGAGAATCCGTAGCCGACCGCCGGGAGCCATACACTTAGTAGGCGTCGTGCGTCTCGCTCACGCGTGACAGATAGATACGAGACTCGGCGGTCGGCGCTGTTCGACGAACTGCCGGAGTCGGTCGAGACAGTGTACGTCGCCCCGAGCGAGACGCTTCGTTATCTCTCGGGACTGTCGATGCACCAGAGCGAGCGTCCGACGCTGCTGGTCCTCTCGCGGGAGACGGAGCCGGCGGCCGTCCTTCCCAAACTGGAGACCGACCGCGTCGCAGACGCCCTCGGTGACGACGTGTCGTTCTACACCTACGGCGACGCGACGGACCCGACGCGGGCGGCGAGCGAGGCGTTCGACCGACTCGCCGAAGAGAGGGAGCTATCCGGCGAGGCGGCCGTCGAGTTCCGTTCGACGCGCGTCCTGGAGTACAACCTCCTCACCGACTACCACGACCCAGCGTCGATACGCGACCTCGAACCCGCCGCGGCGGCGTTGCGCGCTCGAAAGGACGACTCGGAGCGCGAGTCGATGCGGAAGGCGGCACGCATCGCCGACCGCGTGTTACAGGAGACGTTCGAGGATATCGAGGTGGGGATGAGTGAGCGCGACGTAGAGCGCGCCATCGAGAAGCGCGTCATCGACAGCGACGCCGACAGCTACGCGGGTGGCATCGTCACCGTCGGCGAGCGGACGGCGTTTCCGCACGCGGACACCGGTCACACGAAAGTCGAGGAAGGCGACCTCGTGATGATAGATTTCTACATCCGCGTCGACGGCTACTTCTCGGACATCACCCGGACCGTCGCCGTCGGCGACCCGGGTGAGAAGTGTCGCGAGGTATATGAGGTCGTCCGCGAGGCCGCCCGCGCGGGGCGCGAAGCGGTCGCTGAGGGAGTTCCCTACCAAAACGTCGACCGCGCCGCACGACGCGTCATCGACGACGCCGGCTATGGCGACTACTTCCCGCACCGCCTCGGTCACGGTCTCGGCCTTGAGGGCCACGAACCGCCGTATCTGGTCGAAGGTAACGAGGCGACGCTCGACGTCGGCGACGCGTTCACCGTCGAACCTGGCGTCTACGTCGACGGCGTCGGCGGCGTCAGAGTCGAAGACGACGTGCTGTTGACCGAAGAGGGGGCGGAAGTGCTGACCGAGACGCCCCGGGACCTACGGATTCTGTAGGGCGGTTCGACGTTCCGCTCGGCAGACGCCGACTCCGACAGGTGGCGGACGCAAACGCTCGCTTGTGAGTTTTGCCGCCAGCGAATC contains the following coding sequences:
- a CDS encoding fumarylacetoacetate hydrolase family protein yields the protein MHHVRFRDPAGAVRTGEWHDDAITFGGETYNHDDVEILPPCEPSKIVCIGRNYADHAAEHGADVPDRPMLFLKGPNTVAGHGDTVTLPAGKERVEWEAELGVVIGEQCRNVAAEDAMDVVAGFTCFNDISNRDDQRQEQNWIRGKAFDGSAPMGPVLADPEHVPDDARVTLRVNGETKQDGSRDQMVFDVPTLVEEITTYLTLEPGDVIATGTPEGVGPLSDGDHVEVEIEGVGTLEHGVRIP
- a CDS encoding M24 family metallopeptidase; this encodes MTDRYETRRSALFDELPESVETVYVAPSETLRYLSGLSMHQSERPTLLVLSRETEPAAVLPKLETDRVADALGDDVSFYTYGDATDPTRAASEAFDRLAEERELSGEAAVEFRSTRVLEYNLLTDYHDPASIRDLEPAAAALRARKDDSERESMRKAARIADRVLQETFEDIEVGMSERDVERAIEKRVIDSDADSYAGGIVTVGERTAFPHADTGHTKVEEGDLVMIDFYIRVDGYFSDITRTVAVGDPGEKCREVYEVVREAARAGREAVAEGVPYQNVDRAARRVIDDAGYGDYFPHRLGHGLGLEGHEPPYLVEGNEATLDVGDAFTVEPGVYVDGVGGVRVEDDVLLTEEGAEVLTETPRDLRIL